Proteins encoded by one window of Candidatus Obscuribacter sp.:
- a CDS encoding Rdx family protein: MTDDHISKSLQDLKKQIDKELGQKSKYADKHMAITYCGGCGYEPRAEALAAEIGREFGVRVEMHRTVGGVFEVDLGDSRVFSKILLGRFPEEGEVVKIMKAKLGE, encoded by the coding sequence ATGACCGACGATCACATCAGCAAGTCGCTGCAAGATCTAAAAAAGCAAATAGATAAAGAGCTGGGACAAAAGTCAAAGTACGCAGACAAGCACATGGCTATAACCTACTGCGGCGGCTGCGGCTATGAGCCCAGAGCAGAAGCTCTGGCAGCTGAAATAGGGCGGGAGTTTGGCGTCAGAGTCGAAATGCACCGCACCGTTGGCGGTGTCTTCGAGGTTGACCTGGGTGATAGCCGTGTATTCTCAAAGATACTACTTGGCCGCTTCCCCGAAGAAGGCGAAGTCGTCAAAATCATGAAAGCAAAACTGGGCGAATGA
- a CDS encoding MarR family transcriptional regulator encodes MTNTETFAIFLKIMRAMHTLIEDLEPGLEELKLEPKEFFLLYSVDENPYPAELARALLLPGPTVSFLIKRVEKAGYLKRETDKQDLRKFKLTLTKSGRAALNRGYELLEVALQKRLGKLNAKARLALVDALDLMSD; translated from the coding sequence ATGACAAATACCGAGACATTTGCCATATTTTTAAAAATTATGCGGGCGATGCACACCCTCATAGAGGATCTTGAGCCCGGACTTGAAGAACTCAAGCTCGAACCCAAAGAGTTTTTTTTGCTTTACTCAGTGGACGAAAACCCATATCCAGCTGAGCTGGCGCGTGCATTGCTTTTGCCTGGACCGACCGTGAGCTTTTTGATCAAGCGCGTCGAAAAAGCCGGATATCTCAAGCGCGAGACTGACAAACAAGATCTGCGCAAGTTTAAATTGACCCTGACCAAAAGTGGTCGAGCGGCTCTCAATCGTGGCTATGAATTATTGGAAGTAGCACTGCAGAAACGGCTCGGTAAGCTCAATGCCAAAGCGCGTTTAGCACTTGTTGATGCGCTTGATCTGATGTCGGATTAA